The sequence ctattctcttcttcttcttattggcattacatccctcactgggacattgccgcctcgcagcttgatgttcattcagcacttccacagttattaactgcgaggttcatGGACATggttccatttttgcattcgtataccatgaggctaacacgatgatacttctaagcccaggaaagtcgagataatttgcaatccgaaaattacctagaccagcagcggaaatcgaacccagccaccctcggcctggtcttgctttgtagccgcgtgtcttatCGCTAGGGCCCTAGGAGAGTCCTGTTCTATAATATGTTAGTCTATATCCAAGACTGATTAGGTGGAAATATATTTTATCTTGTCTTGTTTCCGCACTTGCAGaaccagtattgaaaagcatcctggaaatgttgGTTGTAtatccgagcattttcttgacAGTATTAAGATTTGCCGAACATCATAAGTACGACACAAATATTAACTCGGCCAGGCCCATCGTGCAGGCTCGAGTTTTGAAGATAATTTATTATTCCTCGGTGATCAGGTTATTCAGTAATGAATTAAAAGATCACCGAAGAGTTCTGAATTCATTAAAGGAAGAAATGGGGACAGCCTTACCAACCGTTTCTTATTGAGGGGGTAAATCTTGATCaacttagtatttggccgcacgaaattagacatttctttgccGAAAAAGCACATAAAAAGGTGGTTCAGGTTTTATTATACATGGAATTTAGTAAACTTTTgaggaaaaaatatcgaaaaattattcgttggcatttcggatgaattctcggaCTTTTCTCTCAATACCACTCGTTATTTTTAGCACAGTAGAACGGTCAACTTGATCTGTTgatagttttttcaataacgtcattatcatTCGGTTCATACCATTCCATTACGTCCCGTCTGTAATGGCAGCTTGTTAAGTCAGGCCAAAGCAACGCCGGACAGTCGGGGGATTGAATGGATTGCAAAAATCGCTTCTGAAGACACTCCTCCTTGTATATTTGCCCATTTATGGTTGCTCCAGTAGTGATGAACACTttagttttctttccacaactgcagatgctttgacataccatcaattcgtgggcaatcttgcctgcatagacatatttgaattttcctgggacattacccttccgtttggcaaggtaaaacttgtgtcccgggaattgaaagtccattttaatattaatttcatcgcccatcaaaatacatcaattgtatttcgtcagaacttgctcgaccagcattcttgcgcgatgtttggcaaccaggttctgtttcagggtcCTGTTGGGATGCTTACTGACATCATACGACTTGAAACCTTCGCGCCGTCAGATTATTTGAGCTTAACCTTTTTGCTAAATCACGGAGGAAATCCCAGAAATGTTCCGAACTGCTCTGAAAACTTCCACTTGTAGATTCTGGTCGTTTATTCAATTTCTACGGTTGTTTTGTTCCACGCGATCCAGCAATTGTGATTCCCGATAACGTTTGATAGTTTTTacagtcaattttgttaatttaagaTACTTTGAAATCGTTCctcctgaccatgttggatttccaacgtgagtgtgcaaaatttgttcccatctctCGCATTCCATTTCCGATATCTTTTGATCGTGAGCATCAAGTCAATGCATTCAAATACCTTGGTATTATCCTGGACCCTACTTTTTCATGGAATAACCACATCGCGAATGTTGAGCAGAAAGTATCAGTATTATGTGGTGTCATCAGGAAAGTTAAGTCCTTTGTATCGCAGACCGCTCTATTGAATTATTATTAAGCTTGCATTCACTGCATATTACAGTATCTGAACATAGTATGGGGCAATGCATGTAAATCCAAACTCAAACGGCTTCACACATTGCAGAATCGttgtttgaaacatattttcaatcttCCTCGTTTGTATCCCACAATTAGCTTATATAATAATGAAAGCCATAAAATTCTTCCTATTCGTGGTCTTTGTGAGCTTCAAACATGTACTTATGTGCATGATATAATATATTACACAGGCATCCATAATAACTTACCGATTACATTGAATAATCAACTCCAGAATACAAGACAAGCACATCACTTAGTCCGAACCCAGGCTAAAACTAATCTTGGACAGAGAAGAATCACTTTTATTGGTTCTCAAAAGTACAACATATTACCTAACGAGTTGAAACAAGTCTCGAATACAAACATATTTAAAGCCAGATTGAAACTGTATCTAAAACATTAAATATGTGAATATCTTTGAAATGATCATTTAACCATGAACTATCCTTAAAGTacttttattataatttttcgTCGTTTTTCCAACTATATATGTATACTTTTTGTGTTTATAGGGATCCCTTAAAAGGAATTTAGTTTCCACTGGGTACACCCTGATTAACTTATTGTTGTAATTGTTCATCACACATACCTaagcatttaaatttatttgtatttcTATGTTAATCTTCCTTGTTTAGAAATTAGATGCGTCCATTGCCAGGAAGCTCTCTGTGCGAGTTTCTTGGTGTGGGGGAAGTGGTGGgccatttacaaaaaaaaataaaaaaaaatagttatgaaactttcaccataaattaaacaaaccttccgcaacgatgtgatgtattttacttTTCGGTACGGTCACCAGAGGCGCCGcagtaattggaaagaaacggTCAAATACTAAGTGAATCaagccagagtctattatatagagttgcgcaaagaggatcttcttacacttattctgaatgatcttcttgttattctgtttgcaactttcatttttgttcaacccttaaagtgacttcacgggagtgttcactgctaaagctttttaattcgataaccaagtcacccacagagtgcaaacacgtgagtttcttgttgctactttattggtgggtgtattgaagttttttgaagctgtttctagaacaaatctaatacatttcaattcatgcgttttaattctccataataatcattaggcgataacaatacttccgccttaccaacaagcatttgtttactttgctcgataggtagacggtttgacagttcaataggtagatttggcttcactttttgcgtaactctatatataatagactctgaatCAAgctttatatgaaaattaatgTTGGTAGTAACTTTGCTAAGGGGCTAGTGTCTCTTCTTACTGATCCAACTTCCAGGGATGGGACAGAGGTATATCTGACAACTAATGCCTAGGctaaagcgccattactcgcttgctgaaacgagataaaataaaataatatcaatAAACCAATAGAAAGAATCATAAAACAAACGTTATATTGACACATAAACCTTGACCACAGTACCTGccaaatttgatttattcgaAATATTTACATCAAAGTCAAAACATCTCCTCCCATTTTCTAAATCTTCTTctattttttacctttctcgtatattttatttttatttatttacaatttattatttttttccctcggttttcatttgttttctaTAGACTATTTTCATATGCCTGTTTCAGTTCCTTCCTTGATTATTCTTTTAGTGAAAATTTAATGTAAAAATGATGTGATTTTTTAAGTGCTGCATTTAAGCTCTTAACACTAGGATACATTCGCTGAAAAAACTTTCGCGGATACATTCGTGCCGATAATCtttgtaactaaatttttaaatggcTATAAAACAGATTTTCTCAGGTTtctcatgttttttttatcaatctcttagccatctctctTAGTGGCATTGTAAATTATTGTGTCTAGGGGTGTTTAGTTTTTCGCTATAGATATGGGAATGAAGCAAAGCATTTATAAAATGCAATTTTGGTGATATAatcacgcgaccgcttacgtaaaaggcaatcaaactcatcaaatgctttagccaagcaagcctttggcacagcagagtgcgattgaattcgcattctataccgtcccgcccagacagttactggggggcatggagtgcgatcctctcgtttaataaacaatgtgcactcgcttggctgtggatatacaatagtaaagcccatgtggagattggacaaatcaagcatccgaaagatattcaatttgcaaaaaagagagctaaccgcggtggaggttggtactcggattctgatggcttttccgcaaacgtgacctttaagtggtcttgttgtgtaggggttatcacgcctatctagagagtaggaggttgagggttcgcgtccctccaagacacgtggattctttttcgcaaatttcatatcaatttgtccatttcgaaacatatgctgtgcatatgcacagccaagatatttaacaaaaaaaaatggttttcgtacggccgagttgccgaataatatgcaactAATTGAGatataatcatatttttttatcataaaTTATATTTTCCATCTATTGATCATGGATCAcatattttgagcatccctGTTATGCATACGGTGATTATTCGGTGCAGGGTGTGAGAAACtacagaaaatattcaaaagcaTGCTGTCTTCTGTGAACTTGCTAAATTGAATGTAATGTATAGtatgataataaaatatatgttcTAGGATGTccgaattgtcctggaatttgaatctaatggtctaccgaatcaaccacaaCTTACATGATGTTCCAAGCTGCGTATCAACccaatcatgtgctttgagTATTTGTATTccatttgcgtctcaaatctcATATGAGATGTGGCATAGGAGATGTTGCAAGATCTCTAAATTGTGCAGCAGTTTTTATCAAAtgatctaccgaatcaaccacgacTTTTATAATGTTCCCAGACGCAGTATTATGCCAATTATGTCCTTCGAGTATTTGGTTTTCATTTGCATATCAAATACTGGcgtatgagatgttgtaggatCTCCGAGTtctgtcctggagtttgaataaaatggtcttcTGAATCAACCACGACTTGTCCCCAGCCCAGCGGTATCTACACAATCCAAGCAAGCTACCCAAGCAAGCTCATCGTCAGCTTGAGTTTGTGTCTAAAATCACTAAAGAATATCCTAACGCatacactacccgccaaaagtatggaagcgcaaaaataagtattgcaacacctgctttgaatattgcaacactCCGGAAAGTTTAGCATCACTCCGGAACTAACATATTCGTGAAGATTTATCGTCGGATCCATTACATTTAGAATGGTGGAACCctctacaaaaattatcacGGCGATAAGTGCATTGCGAAAGAGGACAATTTAGCTCTTTGGAGTGCCCTGGCCACCAGGTAGACCGCGGATTATCCGGATTCTGAACCACGTGTGAAGTCACCGCTTAATACATCTATTCATTCTAGCGACATGCCAAATGTTCATCATCTTTCGTAATCGCaatatgacagaaaaatcaatgctGATTGACGCTTGCTTGACCCTTGGCGTCCTCCCAGtggtcctccgggagtttcggaacatccggtaaagtggttaaattttgaaattcgtcacagaaagctgcgactttttcaaAGCCGATTGTTGCTGAATTACAACTAGAACTTCTAGAGCACCATCCGAGGAGAACGACTGGTTGTTATATTGAATTAGCTCTGCCATTTTTACAACAAGCGATTTTCAGAATGTTGCAGCTTTCTGAGTTGAATTACAGAAATTTACCACTTCTCCGGATATTCTAAAGCTCCCGGAGGATTACTAGGTGGCCAACAGGCGTCAATGGGAGATGCTCGCATTGATTTAACTCTGGCATtactattacagtcaaacctctatgagttgatgttctatgactcgatatcgactcatggaggcaaaatatgccatattgaaaaaaatattctgggttactgtgatggtcccttcaaacagatttTCAATGATTCTCTATTCCACGTCTCGATATTTAAACGAGTCTTCATTATCGACTCATTGAGGTTTGCCTGTACAAACGGTATAGGAAAAATCGCAGTTTCTGGGATGCATTATAAAACCATTAAATATGACCACTTCACTGGATTATCCACTGGTCAATGAGtggtgcttgcattgattttgctctcacaatGCTACCACAGACGTTTTAGAAAAACTCGCTGGGacgtaatttaaaaattgaccactttaccggatgttccggatcttccggaagaacacTGGGAGACCACTTaaggtcaattagtgatgcttgctctgatttttctctgacaatgcttccaccaaccgtttagaaaaaatcgcagcgttttgggacgaatttaaataattgaccactttaccgaatattctggatcttccggaggaatactgggagaccacctggggtcaattagtgatgcttgcattgatttttctctcacaacgcttccacaaaccgtttagaaaaaatcgcagctttctgggacgaatattaataattgaccactttaccggatgttccggaactcccggagaatcaGTGGGAGGCTACCACTAACTGGTCAAGCAAACGTCAGTCAGCATTGATTTTCCTGTCATATTGCGATTACGGAAGAtgatgaaaaccgcatctcgctGGAATGAATGCATTTATTAAATTGTGACTTCACACGTGTTGCAGAATCCGGAGCATCCGGATGTCCACCCGGTGGCCAAGGCACCCAGGGAGCTAAATTGACGTCCGGCCTAATGCACTTATCGtcgtgaacaattttgttgaaggtCCCATTATTCTAAATGGAAAAGATCCGATGGGAATATGGGAGTTCTGAagtgatgctaaacttttttgggggtgttgcaatattcaaagtaggtgttgcaatacttatttttgcgcttccatacttttggcgggtagtgtatATGCTGAAGCCTTTTATTTgccaatttatttgaaaattgcaaGGCATTAGCTCCTTCAGAAGATCCACATGGACTTTTTTTGAAAGTTGcatagaaaatttattttaagaatttataaaaatttcgcTGAAACTCTTTCGGTGATCCCCGATGAAGTTCTTtcaaaatggtccattgtccaTCAGAAATCAAGTCTGTAAGCCAAACTTTATTTTTCGTaaattttctccgaatttcggattGACATTGATGTGTTTTGGACAATTAGGTACACtttttacctggaaattaaCAATAATTGGTAGGTTCCAGAGGTGAACCAGCTCACATAAAGACAATATTATTTGGTAGGTGGTATATAAAAGAAAATGATATCGTTGTTGGTAACATTACGGAAgtcgtggttgattcggtagaccatttgattcaagctcCAGGGCAATCCGGGGATCTTAAAAGATCTCATGTACGACTTGGAGGACATAAATAGCTTTACGCTGAGGCTGAGGACATATTGGAAGCAGTGATTTAATCGGTAGGTTGAAGGACGACATGTcgaaagtcgaaaggacaaaaggttgaagaactaaggtcgaaacaaaaaaatctgagtcaaaaggtcgaaggacaaaaaggTCGAAACGTCGAAGAACAAAAGATAGAACCTTTGGCTGTAGgtgaaaaggtcgaaggtcaaaaggttgaaggtcggttgttcgaaggacaaaaggtcgaaggtcaagaGATAGAAATACCAAAAGGGTCGAGAGGACGACCACGACCATTCTTTTGCACATATATGCttatttgtgtttcacctgataatatttcattgtacaatttctccttcttttactTATGGGCTTTTCTTTAGAGTTTCgtacatttatatttatttgtatttaacctgattttcattgttgaatttttccttctttaagtCGTAGACAGGTCTTTCAAAAGAAAACTCTTTCTACCTTTCACGAGGAATTATTCTTTGGTTTCACATGAAATCCCGAGTAGAAGAAAACAGCTCAATAAcatcaaatgttgattagatagcaaattgagatatggacatgattcaTATAGGAGAtcaaagatcagacgacaatagcagtaaaatatcatgaggagatcaatttatactatttgtaagaagtgatcaatatcattagattgttcttatccatagcatatcttgatatttagatgatatttcggtgcaaattttggatattgttgcctgttcttttatctcttatatcaatcaagtccatatcatgttttgttattttgttcatggcttctgccagGGATTCCCTTGAATTTCGGCAGGAAATTTTCTTCGATTATCACGGGCATTCATAaaaattttcgcaaatttatgttgcatcagaaaaaaatcaaaattttcatcagaAAACCAGTAGTAATATTTTAAGGAAATTCTCTTCAACTCTTGGTGGCAGTGCATACGTCACACCATCCAAAGCGCTACAGAGAAAAAATCCTCTAAGCCATTAAAAATACAGCATTTCGGATCCATTTTGAAAtactttcttccacaaaatactaTGCTATTTTTTGTGTTATTttgttctgattcaatatatcgatatcgaaagcaaaaatatcgatatgaccgataaattgaaagcaaaatatcgatacaaaaatatcgagtatcgaaacaaaaatatcgatattccgatatatcggaagtatcggaagGTCCCTAATGCCGCGGTACATGGTTCGGTGCCTAATGATCCAGTAGCACATCAATGTCAATCTCCGCGTTCTTTCTAACAACAACGGTACAAAAGTTACCGATTAAGCTCTGTTTGGGCATGTCATGAAGGCGTGAAAAAACAGCTTGACAGCTGCAAAAAATCGCCAGAAGCTGGACTAGAGCATAGGTGATGCTAACGGTGCTGGTTTATAAGATTGAAGGCTGTTATGATGGCCGTTATTAGGCCGAATAATATTTGGCTATATAGACATAGACGGTTTCATAGAAGTACGTAAGGAGGTAGAAAGCAGGCGGAAGAGATAATGAGGAAGCTGAAAGGAGGGCGGAAAAAGAAGGGAGGAGAAAAAGGGAAGAggtaagaaggaataaagaaaaaggaaaggagagtagaaagaaagaaaaaagaaagaaaaggaagaactgactactcacttcttattttttacttctcattcgacccaatgACCATTTGGCCTATTGCAACCTTTCAACTTTATATCTAAAGCAATTAGATTAGGTAAACATGTTCACAATGAATAAGAGAAAATCGAGAAAATACTAGTTATTGTTTCGCTttacgtaatttttttatttaagtcGTGTAAACGGTACTCGAATCAATTATTTACAGTCGTTATTATCTACACAGAAACGGATAAACCTAACACTTTTCACAAAGTTAAGCCTTTGGCAGATGGGCAGCTTCTGGCTGGAATCCATTCTCATCGGCAACGTAGTTCACGGTGTAGGTTTGTCCATCAGCGGCAGTGTACGAGTAGCTTCCCTTAACGACCAAAGCGGAAACATCTTCTCCGAAGGTCTTCAGTTCGGCGGTCTCCTGGTGCTGGATGCCGTTGCTGGTGTCATACTGGAAACTGTAACCATCGGCGGCAACATTGCTGTCGTACTTCACGACCTGAGCGTCCTTATCGTCGACGGGGGCGGCCAGAGCCAGCGCAATCAGGGCAGCGAAAGCAACGATGAATTTCATTGTTCTGGATGTTTGGTCACTTGTGTGAAGCTACTCGGCACGAATCGAAGATGAGACTGATGAATTCCAGAACCAGGATCACACATTTTATAGACAGCAATTTTTGAAGTTGCCCCATTATAGAATCACATCCG comes from Armigeres subalbatus isolate Guangzhou_Male chromosome 2, GZ_Asu_2, whole genome shotgun sequence and encodes:
- the LOC134214280 gene encoding larval cuticle protein 65Ag1-like gives rise to the protein MKFIVAFAALIALALAAPVDDKDAQVVKYDSNVAADGYSFQYDTSNGIQHQETAELKTFGEDVSALVVKGSYSYTAADGQTYTVNYVADENGFQPEAAHLPKA